Proteins from a genomic interval of Ptychodera flava strain L36383 chromosome 7, AS_Pfla_20210202, whole genome shotgun sequence:
- the LOC139137587 gene encoding uncharacterized protein, whose protein sequence is MFFNGELRHEIVNSKEHGGFNFNNVKDREKCMEDILSKLASSTYEHTCHKDCETRGCGKLYVLDGCWKLQFQHCLFQEEHDKALGITVPDVCTATPEYGKAFCVEHCLIMEKAGHPIRLREFLSAKKPVITTLNADEAWRFSKLYSI, encoded by the exons ATGTTTTTTAATGGAGAACTGAGACATGAAATTGTCAATTCAAAAGAACATGGTGGCTTCAACTTCAATAATGTAAAAGACCGAGAGAAGTGCATGGAAGATATATTATCAAAGCTCGCTTCATCGACATATGAACATACTTGTCACAAAGATTGCGAGACAAGAG GTTGTGGAAAATTGTATGTTTTGGATGGTTGTTGGAAACTACAATTCCAACACTGCTTGTTCCAGGAAGAGCATGACAAGGCATTAGGCATCACTGTTCCTGATGTGTGCACTGCAACACCAGAATATGGAAAGGCTTTCTGTGTTGAACACTGCCTGATAATGGAAAAGGCTGGCCATCCGATTAGATTAAGAGAATTCCTATCAG CCAAGAAACCCGTTATCACTACCTTGAATGCTGATGAGGCATGGCGTTTTAGCAAGCTCTACAGTATCtaa